A single Hippocampus zosterae strain Florida chromosome 19, ASM2543408v3, whole genome shotgun sequence DNA region contains:
- the si:ch211-243j20.2 gene encoding uridine-cytidine kinase-like 1, with the protein MTSPSLGSAPFVADMNMNPKSSQTEPNELFFPSRGGGKGFDRSMSSSNSGSGDESLDGLTSRIPRCCPLTPSLSHQKRTTSQSQTVPPLLRTNKRTIYTAGRPPWYNVTGTTFKEAFVIGLCGGSASGKTTVANKIIEALDVPWVVLLSMDSFYKVLTKEEEELAANNEYNFDHPDAFDFELLVNVLRKLKKGKSIKVPVYDFTSHSRRKEWKTVYGANVVIFEGILAFANKELLKLLDMKVFVDTDSDIRLIRRLKRDVSQRGRDIGGIIKQYNKFVKPAFEQYIEPTVQLADIVVPRGGDNFVALDLIVQHVHSQLEKREITVRSALASAHQGQPLPDTLSVLKSSPQVRGMHTIIRNKETNRDEFVFYSKRLMRLLIEHALSFLPLQPASVETPQGSVYHGRRLSGKRITGVSILRAGETMEQALMAVCKDIRLGKILIQTNHNTGEPELHYLRLPKDLSEDFVILMDSTVSTGAAALMAIRVLLDHDVAEDKIFLLSLLMAEMGVHSVAYAFPKVRIITTAVDKEVNHQFHIIPGIGNFGDRYFGTDAPSDWCESDDGMDL; encoded by the exons CGGAAGTGGCGACGAATCCCTGGACGGCCTCACGAGCCGCATACCTCGCTGCTGCCCCTTGACACCATCACTGTCACACCAAAAACGCACCACCAGCCAGTCCCAAACTGTGCCCCCACTGTTGAGAACCAACAAGAGGACCATCTACACAGCCGGCAGGCCACCCTGGTACAATGTTACCGGGACCACCTTCAAGGAGGCCTTTGTCATCG GTCTGTGTGGAGGGAGTGCTTCCGGCAAAACAACCGTAGCCAATAAGATCATCGAGGCGCTGGATGTTCCCTGGGTGGTTCTGCTTTCTATGGACTCCTTCTACAAG gtGTTGaccaaagaagaggaggagctgGCAGCCAACAACGAGTACAATTTCGACCACCCGGACGCCTTCGACTTTGAACTGCTGGTCAATGTCCTGCGAAAGCTGAAGAAAGGCAAAAGCATCAAAGTGCCCGTGTATGATTTCACGTCTCACTCCAGACGCAAAGAATGG AAAACTGTGTACGGCGCCAATGTTGTCATCTTTGAGGGAATACTGGCCTTTGCCAACAAGGAACTGCtcaag CTGCTGGACATGAAGGTTTTCGTGGACACCGACTCCGACATCCGTCTCATACGCCGGCTGAAGCGGGACGTGTCGCAGCGCGGGCGGGACATCGGCGGCATCATCAAGCAGTACAACAAGTTTGTCAAGCCGGCTTTCGAGCAGTACATCGAGCCCACCGTGCAGCTGGCCGACATTGTGGTGCCTCGAG GTGGCGACAACTTTGTGGCGCTGGATTTGATCGTTCAGCATGTACACAGTCAACTGGAGAAG CGTGAGATCACAGTGAG GTCGGCTCTGGCGTCGGCTCACCAAGGTCAGCCGCTACCCGACACCCTGAGCGTCCTGAAGAGCTCGCCGCAGGTGCGCGGCATGCACACCATCATTAG GAACAAGGAGACCAACCGTGACGAGTTTGTCTTCTACTCCAAAAGATTAATGAGGCTCCTGATTGAACACGCCCTCTCTTTCCTGCCTCTCCAG CCTGCATCTGTGGAGACGCCTCAGGGTAGCGTCTACCACGGCAGGAGGCTGAGCGGTAAAAGA ATCACAGGCGTGTCCATCCTAAGGGCAGGCGAGACCATGGAGCAGGCACTCATGGCTGTGTGCAAAGACATCCGACTTGGGAAAATCCTCATCCAGACCAACCACAACACAGGTGAACCTGAG CTGCACTACCTGCGGCTGCCCAAAGACCTCAGCGAGGACTTTGTCATCCTGATGGACAGCACCGTGTCTACCGGGGCCGCGGCTCTCATGGCCATCAGGGTTCTGCTG GACCACGATGTGGCGGAGGACAAGATTTTCTTGCTTTCGCTGCTCATGGCAGAGATGGGCGTCCACTCGGTGGCCTACGCCTTCCCCAAAGTGCGCATCATCACCACCGCCGTAGACAAGGAGGTCAACCACCAGTTCCACATCATCCCCGGCATCG GTAATTTTGGCGATCGCTACTTTGGCACTGACGCCCCTTCCGACTGGTGTGAAAGTGACGACGGGATGGACTTGTGA
- the mpv17 gene encoding protein Mpv17 isoform X1: protein MAGLLRSYQALMARHPWTVQMVTAGSLVGVGDVISQQLIERRGLAQHDARRTAKMMSIGFFFVGPVVGSWYKVLDRLVVGGSKSAAIKKMLIDQLCFSPCFLGAFLSLSGVLNGLSVEQNVAKLRRDYTDALISNYYLWPPVQIANFYFIPLHHRIKQKDGRRPFESECTSHLLVCSAHSMRVETVSPLRSRLRGRLHL, encoded by the exons ATGGCGGGCCTGTTGCGGTCCTACCAGGCCCTGATGGCAAGGCACCCCTGGACGGTACAGATGGTGACGGCAG GCTCTCTGGTGGGCGTGGGCGACGTCATCTCGCAGCAGCTGATCGAGCGACGTGGACTCGCTCAACATGATGCGCGGCGCACCGCCAAGATGATGAGCATTGGATTCTTTTTTGTG GGCCCGGTCGTCGGCAGCTGGTACAAAGTTCTGGACCGCCTGGTGGTCGGAGGAAGTAAGAGTGCGGCCATAAAGAAGATGCTGATTGATCAG CTGTGCTTCTCCCCATGTTTCTTGGGGGCCTTCCTGTCTCTGTCAGGAGTTCTGAACGGGCTCAGCGTGGAGCAGAATGTCGCCAAACTGCGCCGG GACTACACAGACGCGCTTATCTCCAATTATTAT CTGTGGCCGCCGGTGCAGATCGCCAACTTCTACTTCATTCCACTGCATCACAG aataaaACAGAAGGATGGACGTCGGCCATTTGAAAGCGAGTGCACATCTCACCTGCTTGTCTGCTCGGCTCACAGCATGCGGGTGGAGACTGTCAGTCCACTTCGGAGTCGTCTTCGAGGTCGTCTTCACCTGTAA
- the mpv17 gene encoding protein Mpv17 isoform X2: protein MAGLLRSYQALMARHPWTVQMVTAGSLVGVGDVISQQLIERRGLAQHDARRTAKMMSIGFFFVGPVVGSWYKVLDRLVVGGSKSAAIKKMLIDQLCFSPCFLGAFLSLSGVLNGLSVEQNVAKLRRDYTDALISNYYLWPPVQIANFYFIPLHHRLAVVQVVAVAWNSYLTWKANAA, encoded by the exons ATGGCGGGCCTGTTGCGGTCCTACCAGGCCCTGATGGCAAGGCACCCCTGGACGGTACAGATGGTGACGGCAG GCTCTCTGGTGGGCGTGGGCGACGTCATCTCGCAGCAGCTGATCGAGCGACGTGGACTCGCTCAACATGATGCGCGGCGCACCGCCAAGATGATGAGCATTGGATTCTTTTTTGTG GGCCCGGTCGTCGGCAGCTGGTACAAAGTTCTGGACCGCCTGGTGGTCGGAGGAAGTAAGAGTGCGGCCATAAAGAAGATGCTGATTGATCAG CTGTGCTTCTCCCCATGTTTCTTGGGGGCCTTCCTGTCTCTGTCAGGAGTTCTGAACGGGCTCAGCGTGGAGCAGAATGTCGCCAAACTGCGCCGG GACTACACAGACGCGCTTATCTCCAATTATTAT CTGTGGCCGCCGGTGCAGATCGCCAACTTCTACTTCATTCCACTGCATCACAG GTTGGCTGTGGTCCAGGTAGTGGCCGTGGCCTGGAACTCCTACTTGACCTGGAAGGCCAACGCCGCGTGA
- the uts1 gene encoding urotensin 1 translates to MCSRKCQGEQSERWRGGKYLSVPVTSLTVRIKPGVLTIHRAHDPQRTSVESRACTSKRNITNMKFCSFLLSSLLLSFLLAPPPVSSAGRPRTPQPAQTLLRVATGADITTGRLLGFGVPRLFLGRMPREEEERTDDDDDDQELEEIRNDEEPVKFKTRREYAPLSIDLTFHLLRNMIHNARTEEQRLQAQVNQKLLDEVGK, encoded by the exons ATGTGCTCTCGTAAGTGTCAAGGCGAACAAAGTGAGCGGTGGCGGGGAGGGAAATATTTGTCAGTGCCAGTGACATCACTGACCGTGCGTATAAAACCCGGCGTCCTGACCATCCATCGTGCACACGACCCTCAGCGCACCTCAGTGGAAAGCCGAGCCTGCACAAGCAAGAGGAACATCACAA acATGAAGTTCTGCTCTTTCCTCCTCTCATCGCTCCTGCTGTCGTTCCTGCTCGCTCCGCCGCCCGTCTCCTCCGCCGGACGCCCGCGGACCCCTCAACCGGCCCAGACACTCCTCAGGGTGGCCACCGGCGCCGATATCACCACTGGCCGTCTGCTGGGCTTTGGCGTCCCCCGGCTCTTCCTCGGGCGGATGCcgagggaggaggaagagaggaccgatgatgatgatgatgaccagGAGTTAGAAGAGATTAGAAATGATGAAGAGCCGGTCAAGTTCAAGACGCGCAGGGAGTATGCCCCGCTCTCCATCGACCTGACCTTTCACCTCCTCAGAAACATGATCCACAATGCGCGCACGGAGGAGCAGAGGCTGCAAGCGCAAGTCAACCAGAAATTGCTCGACGAGGTCGGGAAGTAA
- the trim54 gene encoding LOW QUALITY PROTEIN: tripartite motif-containing protein 54 (The sequence of the model RefSeq protein was modified relative to this genomic sequence to represent the inferred CDS: substituted 1 base at 1 genomic stop codon) — protein MNFAPQAVGSAAGRSTGDGGLNMENLQKQLVCPVCLEMFSKPVVILPCQHNLCRKCANDVFQSSNPSWQSRSSTSLGSRFRCPSCRQEVVLDRHGVYSLPRNLLVENIIDTYRRQQDCRMSSVKPESLICEEHEDEKINIYCLSCQMPTCSMCKVFGCHKECDVAPLSSVYVRLKTELSDSIAGLVASNDNIQAAITHMEGVCNAVQENARHSREEITSQFEALTAILDERKQQLVGLITKEQDEELQRIRQLIGEHGQRLEDRRELVETAVHAADHTHAAVFVQASLLNTXSMSACARDANVLRPQLSFDNMSHFVIDVDDIADMLNDIHFRHGEDDLEDDSEVD, from the exons ATGAACTTTGCCCCTCAGGCAGTGGGAAGTGCGGCGGGTCGCTCAACAGGCGACGGGGGTTTGAACATGGAGAACCTCCAGAAGCAGCTGGTGTGTCCCGTCTGCCTGGAAATGTTCTCCAAGCCCGTTGTCATCCTGCCCTGCCAGCACAACCTCTGCAGGAAGTGCGCCAACGATGTCTTCCAG TCATCCAACCCGTCGTGGCAGTCCCGCAGCTCGACCAGCTTGGGAAGCCGCTTCCGCTGCCCGTCGTGTCGCCAAGAGGTGGTCCTGGACCGCCACGGAGTCTACAGTCTGCCGAGGAATCTGCTGGTGGAGAACATCATTGACACGTACCGGAGACAACAGGACTGCAG GATGTCCAGCGTGAAGCCGGAGTCGCTGATATGTGAGGAGCACGAGGACGAGAAGATCAACATCTACTGTTTGTCCTGTCAGATGCCGACATGCTCCATGTGCAAAGTGTTCGGATGCCACAAAGAGTGTGACGTGGCGCCGCTCAGCAGCGTCTATGTCAGACTCAAG ACGGAATTGAGTGACAGCATCGCCGGACTTGTTGCCAGCAATGACAACATCCAGGCTGCCATCACGCACATGGAGGGAGTGTGCAACGCTGTCCaa GAGAACGCTCGCCACAGCCGCGAGGAAATCACCAGCCAGTTCGAGGCTCTGACGGCCATCTTGGATgagcgcaagcagcagctggTGGGCCTAATCACCAAGGAGCAAGACGAAGAGCTGCAGCGTATACGGCAACTCATCGGTGAGCATGGGCAGAGGTTGGAGGACAGGAGAGAGCTGGTGGAGACGGCAGTGCACGCGGCGGACCACACGCACGCGGCGGTCTTTGTCCAGGCCAGTCTTCTAAATACCTAGTc GATGTCGGCGTGCGCTCGTGATGCCAACGTCCTGCGGCCGCAGCTCTCTTTCGACAACATGAGCCATTTCGTCATCGACGTGGACGACATCGCAGACATGTTGAACGACATCCACTTCCGACACG GTGAAGACGACCTCGAAGACGACTCCGAAGTGGACTGA